A region from the Chanodichthys erythropterus isolate Z2021 chromosome 5, ASM2448905v1, whole genome shotgun sequence genome encodes:
- the lhb gene encoding lutropin subunit beta, with product MLVVRNNILLLLFCLVVLLVFAQSSFLPPCEPVNETVAVEKEGCPKCLVFQTTICSGHCLTKEPVYKSPFSTVYQHVCTYRDVRYETVRLPDCPPGVDPHITYPVALSCDCSLCTMDTSDCTIESLQPDYCMSQREDFPVY from the exons ATGTTAGTTGTTCGAAACAACATCCTCCTTCTCTTATTCTGTCTAGTTGTTCTGCTAGTCTTTGCTCAAAGCTCTTTTCTTCCACCATGTGAGCCAGTTAATGAGACTGTCGCGGTGGAAAAAGAGGGCTGTCCAAAATGTCTGGTGTTTCAGACCACCATCTGCAGTGGCCACTGCCTAACAAAG GAGCCTGTATACAAGAGCCCATTTTCTACTGTCTATCAACATGTGTGCACTTACCGGGACGTCCGCTACGAGACAGTCCGCTTGCCAGACTGTCCTCCCGGGGTGGACCCCCATATCACCTACCCGGTGGCTCTCAGCTGCGACTGCAGCCTCTGCACCATGGACACATCCGACTGTACCATCGAAAGCCTGCAGCCCGATTACTGCATGTCTCAGAGGGAGGATTTCCCTGTGTACTAG
- the cox20 gene encoding cytochrome c oxidase assembly protein COX20, mitochondrial, translated as MTEEGGKSQASKVQSILDIQNTPCARESILHGSGGSLVAGLVHFLATSRVKRSFDVGVAGFMLTTLGSWFYCRYNNAKLRVQQRIIQDGIKNKVMYEGTSLDPTRKKTEDE; from the exons ATGACTGAGGAGGGCGGTAAGAGTCAA GCCTCGAAGGTCCAGAGTATCCTTGATATCCAGAACACGCCGTGTGCTCGGGAATCTATCCTACATGGATCAGGTGGTTCACTGGTGGCAGGATTGGTGCACTTTTTGGCAACAA GTCGAGTGAAGAGGTCGTTTGATGTGGGTGTCGCAGGATTCATGCTCACCACGCTGGGCTCATG GTTCTACTGCAGATATAATAATGCCAAGCTGCGTGTTCAGCAGAGAATAATTCAGGACGGcataaagaataaagtcatgTATGAAGGCACAAGTTTGGATCCCACACGGAAAAAGACAGAGGATGAGTAG